From a single Miscanthus floridulus cultivar M001 chromosome 8, ASM1932011v1, whole genome shotgun sequence genomic region:
- the LOC136475464 gene encoding receptor-like serine/threonine-protein kinase NCRK, with amino-acid sequence MDLHMKLLLASLSCVLLMQAASCDGSTGETETTNWTCVCAAHPLGEPNSNSSLLSNCSSSCHCQRDENGSTGSWNCTCASDKDLQKEEHAVLRARSCFTSCNCTSGTSEEGKRHVSSKTVMITLLVCVILTTTAFLVTTVYYFRRKDALSPRSQIYSFDKYTSWSSRSNLVSNRSSPLPQMKPKPRLCALKEFLCRCNLICGGESGTFPGVIIRFSYAELEQATGKFSDEHLIGVGGSSKVYRGQLGDGKVVAVKKLRPLGGADEDFEFLSEIELLSRLNHCHVVPLLGYCSESQGRQLERLLVFECMSNGNLRDCLDLKQGRKPMDWQTRVSIVLGVARGLEYLHEAAAPRILHRDIKSTNILLDDKFRAKITDLGMAKCLMNDGVTSCSSSPARMLGTFGYFAPEYAIVGKASLKSDVFSFGVVVLELITGRQPIHKSSSTRADESLVIWATSRLRDSRLVVTELPDPTLQGKFPAEEMQIMAHLARECLQWDPEARPTMTEVVHILATIAPLQQGAKRRNLPIAAAFNLTPSPHVGRCDPEPKDDDDIERQLQQQECSPTTTVQWQQQTRRAPTSSPGRASWPGDRVNVVGRGAVVSGELVNVLMNPHRRGSWRPPSPPPPPGDEEAVDVDLTEPRMEAFTQPAAFR; translated from the exons ATGGATCTCCACATGAAACTTCTCCTGGCCTCCCTCAGCTGTGTTCTTCTGATGCAAGCAGCATCATGTG ATGGTAGCACAGGCGAAACTGAAACGACAAACTGGACATGTGTATGTGCAGCTCATCCGCTAGGTGAACCAAACTCTAACAGCAGCCTGTTGTCCAATTGTTCTTCATCCTGCCATTGCCAACGAG ATGAAAATGGCAGCACAGGGTCATGGAACTGCACATGTGCGTCTGATAAGGACCTTCAGAAAGAAGAACATGCTGTGCTACGTGCCAGGAGTTGCTTCACTTCCTGTAACTGCACATCTG GAACTTCAGAGGAGGGGAAAAGGCATGTCTCCAGCAAAACAGTCATGATTACACTCCTAGTTTGTGTGATTCTCACCACTACTGCTTTCCTTGTCACCACTGTATACTACTTCCGCCGCAAGGATGCTCTCTCTCCACGATCGCAGATATACTCCTTCGATAAATACACTAGCTGGAGCAGCAGATCAAACCTCGTCAGCAATCGATCGTCTCCACTTCCCCAAATGAAACCAAAACCGAGGCTTTGTGCTTTAAAAG AATTTCTGTGTAGGTGCAATCTCATCTGTGGGGGTGAAAGCGGCACATTCCCTGGTGTCATCATTCGGTTTTCATACGCAGAGTTGGAGCAAGCAACCGGGAAATTCTCAGACGAGCATCTTATTGGAGTTGGCGGATCGAGCAAGGTGTACCGAGGCCAGCTTGGCGACGGCAAAGTTGTTGCCGTGAAGAAGCTTAGGCCCCTAGGAGGTGCAGACGAAGACTTCGAGTTTCTGTCAGAG ATCGAGCTGCTGTCGAGGCTGAACCACTGCCACGTGGTGCCATTGCTGGGGTACTGCTCGGAGAGCCAGGGCCGGCAGCTGGAGCGGCTGCTGGTGTTCGAGTGCATGTCCAACGGCAACCTGAGGGACTGCCTGGACCTGAAGCAAGGGAGGAAGCCCATGGACTGGCAGACCCGGGTGAGCATCGTGCTCGGCGTCGCAAGAGGGCTGGAGTACCTGCACGAGGCGGCTGCGCCGCGTATCCTCCACCGCGACATCAAGTCCACCAACATCCTCCTGGATGACAAGTTCAGAGCCAAG ATCACTGACCTTGGCATGGCCAAGTGCCTGATGAACGACGGCGTGACGAGCTGCAGCAGCTCCCCGGCACGGATGCTGGGCACGTTCGGGTACTTCGCACCGGAGTACGCCATCGTGGGCAAGGCGTCGCTCAAGTCGGACGTGTTCAGCTTCGGCGTCGTCGTGCTGGAGCTCATCACCGGCCGGCAGCCCATCCACAAGTCGTCATCGACGAGGGCCGACGAGAGCCTCGTCATCTGG GCGACGTCGCGGCTGCGGGACAGCAGGCTGGTGGTGACGGAGCTGCCGGACCCGACGCTGCAGGGCAAGTTCCCGGCGGAGGAGATGCAGATCATGGCGCACCTGGCGCGGGAGTGCCTGCAGTGGGACCCCGAGGCCAGGCCCACCATGACGGAGGTCGTCCACATCCTCGCCACCATCGCGCCACTCCAGCAGGGCGCCAAGCGCCGGAACCTCCCCATCGCCGCCGCCTTCAACCTCACG CCGTCGCCGCACGTCGGGAGGTGTGACCCGGAGCCTAAGGACGACGATGACATCGAGAGGCAGCTGCAGCAGCAGGAGTGCTCGCCGACGACGACCGTCCAGTGGCAACAGCAAACGCGCCGCGCGCCGACGTCGTcaccgggccgcgcgtcgtggcCCGGCGACAGGGTGAACGTTGTGGGCAGAGGCGCGGTGGTTTCGGGCGAGCTGGTGAACGTGCTGATGAACCCCCACAGGAGGGGCAGCTGGCGGCCaccgtcaccgccgccgccgcctggcgACGAGGAGGCAGTGGACGTGGACCTGACGGAGCCCCGGATGGAGGCGTTCACGCAGCCGGCGGCGTTCAGATGA